The Rufibacter sp. DG15C region TGAGCACTACAGAAACCGCCTCGCACTACAATCATCTGGAGCAGATGAGCGTGCATGAGCTGCTAACCAATATCAACAAAGAAGACAAGACCGTCCCGCTGTCCGTAGAGAAAGCCATTCCACAGTTGGAGAAGCTGGTGGAAGCCACCGTGGCCAGGATGAAAGAAGGCGGCCGCCTGTTCTACATTGGCGCTGGCACCAGCGGAAGATTGGGCGTAGTAGACGCGTCTGAGTGCCCGCCTACCTTTGGGGTGCCATTTGACATGGTCATTGGCATCATGGCGGGCGGCGACAAAGCCATACGCAAAGCGGTAGAGTTTGCCGAGGACGATGACCAACAAGCCATTCTGGACATGGACGCCTACGGCCTCAATGAGAAAGACGTGGTGGTGGGCATTGCCGCCTCAGGCCGTACGCCCTACGTAATTGGCGGCCTGGAGGCCTGTAATGCGCGCGGCATCACCACGGGTTGTATTGTCTGCAACGCCAACAGCAAGGTAGCGGCTGTGGCCAAGTTCCCGGTGGAAGTGGTGACCGGTCCCGAGTTCCTGACCGGCAGCACTCGCATGAAAGCTGGCACCGCCCAGAAACTAGCCTTGAACATGCTCACCACCTCTACCATGATCCAGTTGGGCCGCGTGAAGGGCAACAAGATGGTAGACATGCAACTCACCAACCACAAACTGGTAGACCGGGGCACACGCATGATTATGGAAGAGCTCAACATCTCAGAAGAAAAAGCCCGCGAACTGCTGGACCTGCACGGCAGCGTGCGCGCCGCCATTGTGGCTGCTCAAAATAACTAAGCCTCCGTTTTTGGCCTGTTTCTCAGAAAACAAGCCAAAAACGGGCAAGAGAGATTCGTCCTATACCATATGGGCGAATCTTTTTTTTATGCTTTTTCTTCACCTTGCAAAAGGTTTCTGCGTTAGCTTTCAAGCATCTTTTTCATATTTGCCATGCATACTATTGAACCCTTTTATAACTGGATAGAAGCCTACTCCGCGTCAGAGGATCCCAAGTCGCCGCTGTACGGGGCAGAGAACAGTGAACTGGAATACATAGACACCATCTACGGCTATTACATCCATCCGCAGTGGGACAACATAGAGTCAGAGACGCTGTTTCTAAAGATTCTGTATGTGGATTATGTAGAGGAATACGCCGTCATTGAGTTTATTGGCGAATGGAACGATGCCATCAACAATGACATCATGACCCTAAAGCGCAACATCATTGACTTGATGGTGGGCGAAGGCATTAGTCATTTCATTCTGGTGGGCGAGAACATCTTTAATTTCCATGGCTCAGATGACGCCTACTATGAAGAATGGTTTGAGGACGTGGAGGACGGCTGGATTGCGGGCATTGGCTTCCAGGATTTTATTCAGCAGGAGATGCAGCAGTTCAACGTAGACTACTACATTAATTTTGGCGGCCCGTTAGACACGCTTCCCTGGCGCACCCTCACGCCGCCGCAACTGTTCAAGGTGGTAGACAGCCTTATTCAAAAACGCTTGGGCATGTAAGGCAACCTGCGCATTTTGTTGAAAGGTGCCACACCATAAAAAGGCTACAAAAAAAGAGAGGCCACCTTGCAGGGTAGCCTCTCTTTTTAGTTTATAACAAATGTTGACTGCTTATTGCGGGTCAACAGTGTCAGCGCTGTCAGACATGTCTTCAGCAGCTTCTTCGGCAGCAGGATTGTCTGCGTCATCAGCGGCATCTTCCATATTCTCAGCGTTTTCTTCGATCTGGTTTTCTTTCTTAGAATCACAAGAAGAAGCGAAAGCAGTCATCCCAACTGCCAAGGCCATCATTAAAAATGTCTTTTTCATAGTTTTATTTTGTTGGTTTAGTATTTCTTATCTCCATTCCCTGCCGCTAATATTCACTAACGCAAAGACGATTTTACGATTTACTAAGTGCTTTTACGCAAGTATGCACAAATGGATATATTTTTTTCTCAACATATAGAAATAATGTCCATTGGCTGTAGTCTGGGCACAAAAAAAAGGCTTGACATCTTAACGTCAAGCCTTTCTATTTATTTGCCTAAGCAAAGCAGCTTACTTTCCTGTTGTAGTGCTTTGCGCCGTAGTGTCTGAGGTAGAAGAAGTAGTATCTGCCACGGCCGCCGCGGTGTCTATAGAAGATGCGGTGGTCTCAGAAATGTCTGTTGCCTCTGTGCTTTCCACAGTCTCTGTGGTAGTAGCCTCTTCTGTTTTCTTAGCATCACAAGAAGCTACAGAAAACAGGCCCGCCACTAATAAGAATGATAAAACTTTCTTCATGGTAATAAAGGGGTTGGTAAGGTTAGGAGTATGCACAAAAATAGAACATTCTCCCTGTTCCTGACCAACCCCCAAAAATTATTTTTTACGGTACAAGATGTTCACCGGAACGCCTTCAAACCCGAAGTTCTCTCTAATTCTTTTCTCCAGCCAGCGCGAGTATTGCTCTTTGATGTACTGCGGCAGGTTACAGAAGAACGCAAACGTGGGCGTGTTGGTAGGCAACTGCGTCACGTACTTGATCTTGATAAACTTGCCTTTGATGGCCGGCGGCGGATAGCGCTCAATCTCGGCTAGCAACACTTCATTAAGCTTAGAGGTAGGAATCTTGGTCTTCTTGTTCTCATACACCTCAATGGCTTTCTCCATGGCTTTGTGTACGCGCTGTTTGGTGAGCACAGAGATGAAGAGGATAGGCGGATACGCAATAGGCGCAATACGTTCCCTGATGGCGTCTTCCAGCATCTTCATGGTGTTGGTTTCTTTCTCCACCAAGTCCCATTTGTTTACCAGGATGATCAAGCCTTTGCGGTTTTTGTCTGCTAAGCCAATGATGTTCAAGTCCTGTGACTCAATACCACGGGTGGCATCCAGCATCACCACTACCACGTCACTTTCCTCCAGGGCTCTGATGGAACGCAGCACTGAGTAGAACTCAATGTCTTCATGCACCTTAGCCTTGCGTCTTAGACCAGCAGTATCTACCAGGATAAACTCTTTGCCATACGCGTTGTAGTGCGAGTGGATGGAGTCACGGGTGGTGCCGGCTATGTCTGTTACTATGTTTCTGTCTTCGCCTAAAAGCAGGTTCACGAACGAGGATTTACCCACGTTTGGTCTACCCACCACGGCAATGCGCGGAATGCCTGCGTCTGGGTTCTCAATGCCTTCTTCTTTGAAGTGCTTTACTACTTCGTCCAGCAACTCACCCGTGCCCGAACCGTTCTGGCTGGAGATAGGGAAAATCTCAGATTCAAAGCCCAAGGCATAGAACTCACCGGCCATGTGGCCTCTGGCGTGCGTGTCTGCTTTGTTGGCTACAATGTAAATGGGTTTGTCTGTGCGTCTCAACACATCCGCGAACTCCTGGTCCAGACCGGTCAAGCCAGCGTCTACGTCTACCATGAACAGAATCACGTCTGCTTCTTTGATAGCCAGTTCTACCTGCTTGCGTATTTCGCCTTCAAAAATATCTTCAGAGCCGTGCACGTATCCACCGGTGTCAATCACGGTGAAGAATTTTTCGCACCAGTCTCCGTAGCCATAGTGACGGTCACGGGTTACGCCGCTCTCGTTGTCCATGATGGCTTTGCGTTCTCCCACTAAACGGTTGAACAAGGTTGATTTACCCACATTTGGGCGTCCTACAATGGCGATGGTATTTGCCATAATCAATAAATAAATGTGCGTTTTTAGCCTCCTTTAGCAGAATCTAGCCAAAAACGCGTGTGATGCTCCCGCGGTATCGCCGTCGTGGCGCCACTAGGAGTACTAGGGTGTTATTTTTGAGATGTTAGTAGTTAGTATCTAGACGCTAGACTTTTCTTCTGTCTAATATTTAGATACTAACATCTAGCGTCTTACTATAAGCTGTTATACCCAAACCGGTCCAGCAAGCGCTTGTCGGCGCGCCAGTTTTCGTTGACGCGTACGTACAGGTCCAGGAACACTTTCTTCCCGAAGAACTCTTCCATGTCCAGACGGGCTTGGGTGCCTACTTTCTTTAAAGCGGCGCCTTTGTCACCTATCACAATGCCCTTTTGGCTTTTGCGCTCTACTGAGATTTCGGCGCGCATTCTAATAATGGTGTCGTCTTCCTTGAACTCCTCAATCACCACTTCGCAACTGTAAGGAATCTCTTTTTTGTAGTTGAGGAAGATTTTCTCCCGTATCATCTCGGCCGCAAAGAAACGCTCGGGCTTGTCGGTTAGTTCATCTTTGGGGTAATAGGGCGGGTGCTCTGGCAACAGGTCCAAAATCTTCTGGAAGACGCCGGGCGTGCCCTGGCTGTGCAACGCCGAGATGGCCAGATATTCCTGGGCGGGCAACTGCTCTTTCCAGTATTCCACCTTGGCGACTACCTCTTCTTGGGTGGCCTGGTCAATCTTGTTGATGAGCAACAGAATAGGCGCTTTGGCTTTGCGCAGACGCTCCACTACTTCGCTCTCATCATGCTTCTCGTAGATGTCCGTGACAAACAGAATCACATCTGCATCTTCTAGGGAGGCATGCACAAACCGCATCATGGACTCATGCAGTTCATACTGGGGTTGGATGATGCCGGGCGTATCTGAGTAAACAATCTGGAAATCGTCACTGTTCAAGATACCCATGATGCGGTGACGGGTGGTTTGGGCTTTGGAGGTGATAATGGAAAGCTTCTCCCCTACCATCACGTTCATCAACGTAGACTTGCCCACGTTGGGCTTGCCTATGATGCTTACAAATCCTGCTTTGTGCGGCTGCTCTGCCATTTTTACCTCGCTTTTTAAATAATCTGCAAAGGTAACGTTTTTTGGGCAGACCTCTAGAAGTAATTGAACCATAGGCCTCTGCCGTTTTTGGCCCCTTTCCTGGAAAACAGGTCAAAAACGGCTGGCGTGTTAAAAAGAAAGCCAGTCTGTTGGGACTGGCTTTCTTGGGTTTAGTTCTTAATGATTCGCTTAACGATGAACTGCTTTTCTGTGAGCAGGTGCACGGTGTAGATACCGGTGGCAAGCTCTTTTAGTTGCAGGTGCAGTTTGCCGGCCTTGGGTTTCTCCTTGGCCTCCATCACCAAAGCGCCTTGAGCATTACGCACCTGCACTTGGTACGTTTGTACCGGCAGAGAGCTTACATCCAGCGTGACTAGTGCCGCAGTTGGGTTAGGATACACCTTCACTGATTCTTGGGCTAATTCTTCCTTAGCCGAAGCCACGCTTCTGGTACCGGTTAGGTTAATCACGTAGGGTGTGCTTCCCCAGGTATTGGTACTGATGGAAAGCTGGGCCTGGTGTGTGCCGCCTGTGGCTGGGTTAAACGTGACGCTAAACGTAGAAGTACCCTTGGCCGCCAGTGAGGCCGGCAGGTTGGTTTCCTGCACGGTATAAGCTGCTGCCTGAGCGCCAGACAAGACTACTTTGGGCGTGCCGGTAAACGTGAGCGAGCTCCAGGTAGAATTATTGAACACCGTGAAGTCTACCGTAGTCGCCGTGCCAGAGAAGGCCCCAAAATTATGCGTCCCGTTTTTCGCAACGGCCGTAGCCCCCTGGCTTACTAGCAACTCTCCAGAGTTTTCAATCCTGGTACCTGTTAGTTGAAGGGTGAAGGTGCTTTTCTGGGGATCATTGGTTTTAAAGGTCACTTGGGCTGTATGCGTGCCTGCTGTGGAAGGATTGAATTTGACCCTGAACGTGGCACTCTCATTGGGAGCCAAAGAAGAAGGAACGCTAAACTGATCTACACTGTAGGAGCCGGCCTGCGCACCTGACAAGACCACAACAGGTGCCCCTAGCAGATTAAGGGTGTTGGTAGCAGATACGTTTTTGATGGTGACTGGGTAGCTGGAAATGAAGCCTGCATAGTTCCCGTAGTTGATGACAGCGTTCTGGGCAACTACCCCTCCGTCCACTTTTACTTGCAATTCGCCGGGGGCACTAGCTTTTAACTGATACACTACATTGGTGCCCATGTCTGTGAGGTACAGGGTGCCTTGTTTATCCAACGCCACGCCATTCACGTTCCCGAGCCAGGCATCATTAAATTTCTTGTACTCTCCGCCAAAGGAATAACTGCCATCTGCCTGAAGAATAAAATGCGCCAGCCTATGGTTGCTGTAGTCAGCTACGTACAGGTCGCCGTTTTCCTTTACGGCTATGCCAGATGGTTTGTACATTCCGCCACCGCTAAAGCCCAAACCGCCAAACTGCGTAACAAAAGTAAAAGTACCGTCTGCGTTGATTTTCAGTTTCTGCACCCGGCTTAGCTCCTTGTCCACCACGTACAGGTGGCCCGTACCGTCTATGGCAATACCAGTGGGCTCAAAGAACCGGCCGTTGATCTGTCCAGAAGTGTTCACGCTACTCAAGAAGACACCGGCCGTGCTGAATTTCTGCACGCGGTTGTTCCAACGGTCAGCCACCCATAGGTTGCCTGCTGCGTCAAAGACCATTCCAGCAGGTTCATCCAACTGACCGTCTCCTTCCCCTTTCGTCCCAAACTTCAGAGCAAAGGCATAGGAGCCGTTAGCGCCAAGCGTGAACTTTTGGATTCTGTTCTGGTCTGCATCTGACACATACACATCACCAGTGGCGGGGTCAACCACAATGCCGTTGGGTCTCTGGAACTGCCCGTCACCGGTGCCATAGCTGCCAAACTGCGTCAAAAGAACACCATTGACGTCAAATTTCTGTACTCGGTGGTTGTAGGCATCGGTGACATACACGTTGTTGCTAGCGTCTGTGGTGACAAAGGCCGGTCCGTTGAAGTTACCAGCAGTGGTGCCGTCCTCTCCCAAGCGGTTTACAAACACGCCCGCATTGGTGAACTTCTGGATTCTGGTATCGCCCACTACTACCAAGGATCCGTCTGGGCCAATGGCTACATCCAAAGGTTGGTTCAAGGCGCCATCGGTGAAGCCCTGTGCGCCCAACTTACTCACATAAGCTCCTGTGGTGTTTACCTGTTGCACCCGGTGGTTGAGTCTTTCGGCTACGAATACATTTCCGGAAGGGTCAATGGCCAGGCCGTTGGGGCTACTGAGTTTGCCATCTTCTGCGCCGTAGCCAGAAAGGAGCGTGCCTAGATAGGAATAGGTACCGTCTGGGTTTAGCTTAAACTTCTGAATGTTCTGGCGGTCATCATCAGAGACATACACTACGCCATCGGAGTCTACTGCCACACCTTCTGGGCTCCAGAATTGGCCGTTACTGTTGCCGTAGCTCCCAAACTTGGCCAGGAACTCACCTGCGGGGCTAAACTTCTGCACACGGTAGCGGGCGTTGTCTACTACGTACACGTTACCAGCCGCATCTACGGCCAAATCGGCTATTTCGCCAAACTGCCCATCCGCCGAGCCCGAGGAACCAAACTTTGCCGTGAAGGTGTAACCGCCGTTGCCGTTAGGGCTAAACTTCTGCACCCGGTAATTGCCTTGGTCACCCACGTAGACATTGCCAGCTGCATCCACGGCAATGCCTTCTGGGTTTGAGAACTGACCGTCATTGTAGCCGTTGGCGCCAAACGTGGTAAGCAACACACCGGCTGGGCTGAACTTCAACACCTGGTCTTTGTACTGGTCCGTCACATAGATATTACCGGCGGCATCTATGGCCACGCTTTGGGGTGCCTGCGTGTTGCCAGAGCCCATCTTATTCTGGACACTAAACTGTAATTGTTGGGCCTGCGCCTGTATATAAAAGACAAGGGCCGCCAATACCAACAAGAAAATTTTCTTGGTAGAGGTTACATTCATAAAACTTTGGAGTCAATAAAGGGTTGTGTAGAACAGTACCTTAAATATATTGAATCTGTGTTATTCTGCCACTGAGCCTCTCCCAAAATTTCTGGTTTCAGTAAGATGACGTATATCATC contains the following coding sequences:
- the murQ gene encoding N-acetylmuramic acid 6-phosphate etherase, which codes for MSTTETASHYNHLEQMSVHELLTNINKEDKTVPLSVEKAIPQLEKLVEATVARMKEGGRLFYIGAGTSGRLGVVDASECPPTFGVPFDMVIGIMAGGDKAIRKAVEFAEDDDQQAILDMDAYGLNEKDVVVGIAASGRTPYVIGGLEACNARGITTGCIVCNANSKVAAVAKFPVEVVTGPEFLTGSTRMKAGTAQKLALNMLTTSTMIQLGRVKGNKMVDMQLTNHKLVDRGTRMIMEELNISEEKARELLDLHGSVRAAIVAAQNN
- the era gene encoding GTPase Era, with product MAEQPHKAGFVSIIGKPNVGKSTLMNVMVGEKLSIITSKAQTTRHRIMGILNSDDFQIVYSDTPGIIQPQYELHESMMRFVHASLEDADVILFVTDIYEKHDESEVVERLRKAKAPILLLINKIDQATQEEVVAKVEYWKEQLPAQEYLAISALHSQGTPGVFQKILDLLPEHPPYYPKDELTDKPERFFAAEMIREKIFLNYKKEIPYSCEVVIEEFKEDDTIIRMRAEISVERKSQKGIVIGDKGAALKKVGTQARLDMEEFFGKKVFLDLYVRVNENWRADKRLLDRFGYNSL
- the der gene encoding ribosome biogenesis GTPase Der is translated as MANTIAIVGRPNVGKSTLFNRLVGERKAIMDNESGVTRDRHYGYGDWCEKFFTVIDTGGYVHGSEDIFEGEIRKQVELAIKEADVILFMVDVDAGLTGLDQEFADVLRRTDKPIYIVANKADTHARGHMAGEFYALGFESEIFPISSQNGSGTGELLDEVVKHFKEEGIENPDAGIPRIAVVGRPNVGKSSFVNLLLGEDRNIVTDIAGTTRDSIHSHYNAYGKEFILVDTAGLRRKAKVHEDIEFYSVLRSIRALEESDVVVVMLDATRGIESQDLNIIGLADKNRKGLIILVNKWDLVEKETNTMKMLEDAIRERIAPIAYPPILFISVLTKQRVHKAMEKAIEVYENKKTKIPTSKLNEVLLAEIERYPPPAIKGKFIKIKYVTQLPTNTPTFAFFCNLPQYIKEQYSRWLEKRIRENFGFEGVPVNILYRKK
- a CDS encoding SMP-30/gluconolactonase/LRE family protein; its protein translation is MNVTSTKKIFLLVLAALVFYIQAQAQQLQFSVQNKMGSGNTQAPQSVAIDAAGNIYVTDQYKDQVLKFSPAGVLLTTFGANGYNDGQFSNPEGIAVDAAGNVYVGDQGNYRVQKFSPNGNGGYTFTAKFGSSGSADGQFGEIADLAVDAAGNVYVVDNARYRVQKFSPAGEFLAKFGSYGNSNGQFWSPEGVAVDSDGVVYVSDDDRQNIQKFKLNPDGTYSYLGTLLSGYGAEDGKLSSPNGLAIDPSGNVFVAERLNHRVQQVNTTGAYVSKLGAQGFTDGALNQPLDVAIGPDGSLVVVGDTRIQKFTNAGVFVNRLGEDGTTAGNFNGPAFVTTDASNNVYVTDAYNHRVQKFDVNGVLLTQFGSYGTGDGQFQRPNGIVVDPATGDVYVSDADQNRIQKFTLGANGSYAFALKFGTKGEGDGQLDEPAGMVFDAAGNLWVADRWNNRVQKFSTAGVFLSSVNTSGQINGRFFEPTGIAIDGTGHLYVVDKELSRVQKLKINADGTFTFVTQFGGLGFSGGGMYKPSGIAVKENGDLYVADYSNHRLAHFILQADGSYSFGGEYKKFNDAWLGNVNGVALDKQGTLYLTDMGTNVVYQLKASAPGELQVKVDGGVVAQNAVINYGNYAGFISSYPVTIKNVSATNTLNLLGAPVVVLSGAQAGSYSVDQFSVPSSLAPNESATFRVKFNPSTAGTHTAQVTFKTNDPQKSTFTLQLTGTRIENSGELLVSQGATAVAKNGTHNFGAFSGTATTVDFTVFNNSTWSSLTFTGTPKVVLSGAQAAAYTVQETNLPASLAAKGTSTFSVTFNPATGGTHQAQLSISTNTWGSTPYVINLTGTRSVASAKEELAQESVKVYPNPTAALVTLDVSSLPVQTYQVQVRNAQGALVMEAKEKPKAGKLHLQLKELATGIYTVHLLTEKQFIVKRIIKN